ATGGATGTAAATGAGTTGAACCAGTGTCAGTTATTGTGATTTTGTTACCATCACCCATGGAGCGTGCTCCATTCCATTTTATGCTTGTAAGTTGTGAGGTTCAACAGTAATATAATGAGATATTTCAAAGTCGACAAtccaaagattttttttatcccTGCAATTCTGAAACATAGTTGACCTTTGCCTCAAACAATTGTGAGATTTGAATCTACAAACACTTGTAATATGACCTGATTTGTTGAATAATTGGCAGCAAACACCATCATAAAATTTGGTGGTAGTCGAAGATTGCCTTTGATTGGGTGtagtaaaataattattggACCTCCACTATTGATTTCCATTGCTATTATTGGGGCAATGAGTATTCCGAGAGTTGGAATGACCAAAATTATTGGATGTAGCAGTTGCATCAGTAATCTGGTTGGGAGCTTTCTTGAACTCTTCATGGCGAAGGAAAAGCTCATGATCCAGTAACTTTTCGTAGAGTTCTTCATAAATAATAGTGGAGTCACGAGCACGGATCGTAGCAGAGATGTCATAAAACGTTGGATCTAAACCACTCAGGATCTTAACAATAAGTTCAGAGTTGATAACTGGCACCAACAGTATAgatattataattcaagttttgatgcatcaacaaatcatggaacCTGATCAGAGACCTGGTCCCATGAATGATGTGTATCACAGATCAAATAGAGACCAGCCGTAAAAGTTGCCACCACCTGGTAGGCTGCAGCTGAAGGACAGAGACGTCTAGCCAATCAGAAGATACTAGGTTATTTTGTCCATATGCTAAATACTATCTTTAGGACATGAAACAACTCAGTTCTACACATCACATTTACAAGGCAAAAGGCAAAAAGTTGTGTGtgctaaaaaaaaaagaataacttCCTCAAGGTAGTAAGGGACCTGATcgagctactattgaagaatagtTTTTAGGTTGTTGCTTTGTTGTAATGTTGAGTCTAGTGTGCTAAACTTTGTAAAATCAGTTCCTATCATATAAAGGAATATTGATTACTTCTCTCTATATTGTGTAATTGTGACTTCATTACTAGAGTTAGCTTTGAAGTGGTTAGAAAAGTCTACATTAACCTAGGGGTGGTTGTGTAGTAGGCAATAGTCTTATTGCTTAGTTTTCGAGTTATTGCTAGAGTTAGCCTTGATTGGAGTGTTGAAAGTCTACGTCAACTAGAGTGAGTTGGGGTGGTGGGTAATAGTCATATTGCTTAGGCTCGAAGTCTTGTGATAGAGTTGTTGCAAGCAAAGGGGTGAAGATGGTTAGTATCTAGTTACAATAGGTTGTAATAGATAGCTTTGCTCTTGCACTTTAGTGAAGATTGGTTGGAAAATTCTGTGGAACAGGTTGTGGTTGTTTCTCCCTTGAGCAAGAAGTGTAAAATCTTGTCTTGTTCATTAATTGCATTAGCTATTCGTTTCTTGATTATTTTGTTTAAGGACCTGGTCCCTAAGTGACAGTGGACGCATACATTCCAATAAGAGAGTTCGTCAGAAATAGATcgaatattttataaatatttgatgaCTGATTTGGAGTCTTTTGTCAGGTGCGTAAGTCGATCACGCAAACTAAAAATTCTGATCTTGGACTTGTTCGCATAAGTTGTGTGCAATGTACCCCAGGCAGTTTTTTCTGAATTAGCAGCTGCAATAGTTGTGGTAATTGTTGGATCAACAGATGCCATAAG
This region of Solanum dulcamara chromosome 9, daSolDulc1.2, whole genome shotgun sequence genomic DNA includes:
- the LOC129903555 gene encoding uncharacterized protein LOC129903555 yields the protein MASVDPTITTTIAAANSEKTAWAAAYQVVATFTAGLYLICDTHHSWDQVSDQILSGLDPTFYDISATIRARDSTIIYEELYEKLLDHELFLRHEEFKKAPNQITDATATSNNFGHSNSRNTHCPNNSNGNQ